In the genome of Raphanus sativus cultivar WK10039 chromosome 4, ASM80110v3, whole genome shotgun sequence, one region contains:
- the LOC108831124 gene encoding uncharacterized protein LOC108831124, with product MVELLFFLSFLVELQSNCYQINLENELMKNGMSFVSLLFKKPVSWLSFIAPPLLHIIGLDFSQIILTLAAVLFFSFFFYSFFFPLAIQKPNSMKDSKLRAKDLSLGQQDTLRHIEISTSTYDIVKNKDEEDGTIPDEESLIELSLPSGHYVGQHFSTMTGHQNLGRIQLLAESEDDNLIEIDISIGSIKCSRFQINA from the coding sequence ATGGTTGAACTCTTGTTTTTTCTCTCCTTTTTGGTGGAACTACAAAGTAATTGCTATCAGATAAATCTTGAGAACGAACTAATGAAAAATGGAATGAGTTTTGTTTCATTACTTTTTAAGAAACCAGTTTCATGGCTGTCTTTTATCGCCCCACCACTTCTTCACATCATAGGGCTTGATTTCTCGCAAATCATCCTCACCTTAGCTGCTGTGTTGTTCTTCTCATTTTTCTTCTACTCTTTCTTTTTCCCTCTCGCAATCCAAAAACCAAACTCTATGAAAGACTCCAAGCTTCGAGCTAAGGATCTTAGTCTTGGTCAACAAGACACTTTACGGCACATTGAAATATCTACGAGCACTTAtgatattgttaaaaataaagatgaagaagacggAACAATTCCTGATGAGGAAAGCCTCATAGAGCTCTCCTTACCAAGCGGTCACTACGTTGGCCAGCACTTCAGTACTATGACTGGTCATCAAAATTTGGGGCGTATCCAACTATTAGCCGAGTCTGAAGACGATAATCTGATCGAAATCGATATTTCAATCGGATCCATCAAATGTTCCAGGTTTCAGATCAACGCCTAA
- the LOC130511255 gene encoding uncharacterized protein LOC130511255: MDLCNSSVTDCLREMTSSERGNGEEMMDLHGEREISGQPRGNIVPERGLPQGDPMSPFIFILFTEALVSLLNHAESQGKITGMHVSRASPPVSHLLFTDDSLFFCKAEHRECDEIMKAIGTYGTASGQCINFDKSSPPFGKRIPGHVKDAIKDSTGITNEGGMGSYPGIPEDISGSKVRLFAFLKERLQL; this comes from the exons ATGGATCTCTGTAACTCTTCTGTCACCGACTGCTTGAGAGAGATGACTTCATCGGAGAGAGGCAACGGAGAAGAGATGATGGATCTCCACGGGGAGAGAGAGATAAG TGGACAGCCAAGAGGTAATATAGTCCCCGAAAGGGGTCTGCCTCAAGGAGATCCTATGTCTCCTTTCATTTTCATCTTATTcacggaagcgctcgttagccttctAAATCATGCTGAGAGTCAAGGTAAGATAACGGGGATGCACGTCTCACGTGCTAGCCCCCCGGTTTCACACCTTCTCTTTACTGATGATAGCTTGTTTTTCTGCAAGGCGGAGCACCGTGAGTGCGATGAAATAATGAAAGCAATAGGAACCTATGGCACTGCTTCTGGACAATGCATTAATTTTGATAAGTCATCCCCACCCTTTGGTAAGAGGATACCTGGACATGTGAAGGACGCGATTAAAGACTCTACTGGTATAACAAATGAAGGAGGAATGGGGTCATATCCTGGTATCCCTGAGGATATTAGTGGATCAAAAGTAAGGCTCTTTGCCTTTCTAAAAGAGAGATTACAACTCTGA